From one Bos javanicus breed banteng chromosome 15, ARS-OSU_banteng_1.0, whole genome shotgun sequence genomic stretch:
- the MMP27 gene encoding matrix metalloproteinase-27 isoform X1 — translation MKNLLLLLVFVTLSSAFPADQRMEDEENLQLTQAYLNQFYSLEIEGSHLAQSSNRSLIDGKIREMQAFFGLTVTGKLDSNTLEIMKTPRCGVPDVGQYGYTLPGWKKYNLTYRIVNYTPDMARADVDEAIQKGLEVWSKVTPLIFTKISKGIADIMIAFKTRVHGSCPRYFDGPLGVLGHAFPPGLGLGGDTHFDEDENWTKDGVGFSLFLVAAHEFGHSLGLSHSSDQTALMFPNYVSLDPSKYPLSQDDINGIQSIYAGPPKVPEKPKGPTLPHACDPDLTFDAITTFRREVMFFKGRHIWRIYYDITDVEFELISSFWPSLPADIHAAYENPIDKILVFKDDNFWVIRGYAVLPDYPKSIYTLGFPRRVKKIDAAVCDRSTRKTYFFVGIWCWRYDEVTQTMDKGYPRRVVKYFPGIGLRVDAAFQHKGFFYFFRRSKQFEYDPKAKTVTRIMKTNTWLQCKERLNSSSDFTISEGKVHSGVEMFHYKSLNFLIFSIVHMMNKIYSYQ, via the exons ATGAAGAACCTTCTTCTGCTTTTGGTCTTTGTAACACTGTCCTCTGCATTTCCTGCAGACCAAAGGATGGAAGACGAAGAGAACCTGCAACTGACTCAG GCATATCTCAACCAGTTCTACTCTCTTGAAATAGAAGGGAGTCATCTTGCTCAAAGCAGTAACAGAAGTCTCATAGATGGCAAAATCCGTGAAATGCAAGCGTTCTTTGGATTGACAGTGACTGGAAAACTGGACTCAAACACTCTGGAGATCATGAAGACACCCAGGTGTGGGGTGCCTGACGTGGGTCAGTATGGCTACACTCTCCCCGGGTGGAAGAAGTACAACCTCACCTACAG AATTGTAAACTACACTCCTGATATGGCTCGAGCTGATGTGGATGAGGCTATCCAAAAAGGTTTAGAAGTGTGGAGCAAAGTCACTCCACTAATATTCACCAAGATTTCCAAAGGGATCGCTGACATCATGATTGCCTTTAAGACCCGAG TCCATGGTTCGTGTCCTCGTTACTTCGACGGCCCCTTGGGAGTCCTCGGCCACGCCTTTCCCCCTGGTCTGGGATTGGGTGGAGACACTCACTTTGATGAGGATGAGAACTGGACCAAGGACGGAGTAG GATTCAGCTTATTTCTTGTGGCAGCTCATGAATTTGGCCATTCACTGGGGCTCTCTCACTCCAGTGATCAAACAGCGTTGATGTTCCCAAACTATGTCTCCTTGGATCCTAGCAAATACCCACTTTCTCAGGACGATATCAACGGAATCCAATCCATCTACG cAGGGCCACCTAAGGTACCTGAGAAGCCAAAGGGACCCACTCTACCTCATGCCTGTGACCCCGATTTGACTTTTGATGCTATCACCACTTTCCGCAGAGAAGTAATGTTCTTTAAAGGCAG GCACATATGGAGGATCTATTATGACATCACTGACGTTGAATTTGAATTAATCTCTTCATTCTGGCCATCTCTGCCAGCTGATATTCACGCTGCATATGAGAACCCCATCGACAAGATTCTGGTTTTTAAAG ATGACAACTTCTGGGTGATCAGAGGATATGCTGTCTTACCAGATTATCCCAAATCCATCTATACTCTTGGCTTTCCAAGACGTGTGAAGAAAATTGATGCAGCTGTGTGTGACCGCAGCACAAGAAAGACCTACTTCTTTGTGGGCATTTGGTGCTGGAG gTATGATGAAGTGACCCAAACCATGGACAAAGGGTACCCACGGAGAGTGGTAAAGTACTTCCCAGGAATTGGCCTCCGAGTGGACGCCGCTTTCCAACACAAAG GATTCTTCTATTTCTTCCGTAGATCAAAACAATTTGAATATGATCCTAAGGCAAAGACCGTTACCCGAATAATGAAAACCAATACTTGGCTTCAGTGTAAAGAACGGTTAAATTCATCATCTGATTTTACAATCAGTGAGGGAAAAGTACATTCAGGAGTGGAGATGTTTCAttataaaagtttaaattttcttatttttagtattGTTCACATGATGAACAAAATCTACAGTTACCAATAA
- the MMP27 gene encoding matrix metalloproteinase-27 isoform X2: MKNLLLLLVFVTLSSAFPADQRMEDEENLQLTQAYLNQFYSLEIEGSHLAQSSNRSLIDGKIREMQAFFGLTVTGKLDSNTLEIMKTPRCGVPDVGQYGYTLPGWKKYNLTYRIVNYTPDMARADVDEAIQKGLEVWSKVTPLIFTKISKGIADIMIAFKTRVHGSCPRYFDGPLGVLGHAFPPGLGLGGDTHFDEDENWTKDGVGFSLFLVAAHEFGHSLGLSHSSDQTALMFPNYVSLDPSKYPLSQDDINGIQSIYGPPKVPEKPKGPTLPHACDPDLTFDAITTFRREVMFFKGRHIWRIYYDITDVEFELISSFWPSLPADIHAAYENPIDKILVFKDDNFWVIRGYAVLPDYPKSIYTLGFPRRVKKIDAAVCDRSTRKTYFFVGIWCWRYDEVTQTMDKGYPRRVVKYFPGIGLRVDAAFQHKGFFYFFRRSKQFEYDPKAKTVTRIMKTNTWLQCKERLNSSSDFTISEGKVHSGVEMFHYKSLNFLIFSIVHMMNKIYSYQ; encoded by the exons ATGAAGAACCTTCTTCTGCTTTTGGTCTTTGTAACACTGTCCTCTGCATTTCCTGCAGACCAAAGGATGGAAGACGAAGAGAACCTGCAACTGACTCAG GCATATCTCAACCAGTTCTACTCTCTTGAAATAGAAGGGAGTCATCTTGCTCAAAGCAGTAACAGAAGTCTCATAGATGGCAAAATCCGTGAAATGCAAGCGTTCTTTGGATTGACAGTGACTGGAAAACTGGACTCAAACACTCTGGAGATCATGAAGACACCCAGGTGTGGGGTGCCTGACGTGGGTCAGTATGGCTACACTCTCCCCGGGTGGAAGAAGTACAACCTCACCTACAG AATTGTAAACTACACTCCTGATATGGCTCGAGCTGATGTGGATGAGGCTATCCAAAAAGGTTTAGAAGTGTGGAGCAAAGTCACTCCACTAATATTCACCAAGATTTCCAAAGGGATCGCTGACATCATGATTGCCTTTAAGACCCGAG TCCATGGTTCGTGTCCTCGTTACTTCGACGGCCCCTTGGGAGTCCTCGGCCACGCCTTTCCCCCTGGTCTGGGATTGGGTGGAGACACTCACTTTGATGAGGATGAGAACTGGACCAAGGACGGAGTAG GATTCAGCTTATTTCTTGTGGCAGCTCATGAATTTGGCCATTCACTGGGGCTCTCTCACTCCAGTGATCAAACAGCGTTGATGTTCCCAAACTATGTCTCCTTGGATCCTAGCAAATACCCACTTTCTCAGGACGATATCAACGGAATCCAATCCATCTACG GGCCACCTAAGGTACCTGAGAAGCCAAAGGGACCCACTCTACCTCATGCCTGTGACCCCGATTTGACTTTTGATGCTATCACCACTTTCCGCAGAGAAGTAATGTTCTTTAAAGGCAG GCACATATGGAGGATCTATTATGACATCACTGACGTTGAATTTGAATTAATCTCTTCATTCTGGCCATCTCTGCCAGCTGATATTCACGCTGCATATGAGAACCCCATCGACAAGATTCTGGTTTTTAAAG ATGACAACTTCTGGGTGATCAGAGGATATGCTGTCTTACCAGATTATCCCAAATCCATCTATACTCTTGGCTTTCCAAGACGTGTGAAGAAAATTGATGCAGCTGTGTGTGACCGCAGCACAAGAAAGACCTACTTCTTTGTGGGCATTTGGTGCTGGAG gTATGATGAAGTGACCCAAACCATGGACAAAGGGTACCCACGGAGAGTGGTAAAGTACTTCCCAGGAATTGGCCTCCGAGTGGACGCCGCTTTCCAACACAAAG GATTCTTCTATTTCTTCCGTAGATCAAAACAATTTGAATATGATCCTAAGGCAAAGACCGTTACCCGAATAATGAAAACCAATACTTGGCTTCAGTGTAAAGAACGGTTAAATTCATCATCTGATTTTACAATCAGTGAGGGAAAAGTACATTCAGGAGTGGAGATGTTTCAttataaaagtttaaattttcttatttttagtattGTTCACATGATGAACAAAATCTACAGTTACCAATAA